In one Deltaproteobacteria bacterium genomic region, the following are encoded:
- a CDS encoding NDP-sugar synthase, protein MQAMVLAAGLGTRLGPVSSHIPKPLFPVLNVPNLLRILVRLREAGCHKVIVNAFHLASQIQDAVAAWACGMPVTVLVERELLGTGGGIRNALSYFDPNEPILLVNGDVVTDMDLGELVRRHLESGADATMALHQRVPWNRVSVKGDRVTGFGTDLPNAVAYTGIAVLEPRIVAAIPPGPGSIIDAFTWAIQKGSGVAYYRIDQDHGHQTHRRYIWEDIGSPSGYLAAHEAILSTAGNGLYAEPSADIPPDLVCRDWAVVGARVSIGPGVTLEQTVIWDGCSIPAGTHLKRTVITPYGHLSA, encoded by the coding sequence ATGCAGGCCATGGTCCTAGCTGCCGGGCTTGGAACCCGTCTTGGGCCCGTAAGCTCCCACATCCCAAAGCCCCTGTTCCCTGTCCTCAATGTCCCCAATCTTCTGCGCATCCTTGTCCGTCTAAGGGAAGCTGGCTGTCATAAGGTCATTGTCAATGCGTTCCATCTCGCAAGCCAGATCCAAGATGCCGTTGCGGCATGGGCATGCGGAATGCCGGTTACTGTCCTCGTCGAAAGGGAACTCCTGGGAACAGGTGGAGGGATTCGAAACGCACTTTCATATTTCGACCCAAACGAGCCGATCCTCCTTGTGAACGGGGACGTGGTGACGGATATGGATCTTGGGGAGCTCGTAAGACGCCACCTCGAGTCAGGGGCGGATGCGACCATGGCCCTCCACCAGAGGGTCCCCTGGAACCGGGTGTCTGTCAAAGGCGACCGCGTCACCGGATTTGGTACGGACCTGCCCAATGCCGTGGCCTATACAGGCATAGCAGTCCTTGAGCCACGCATCGTGGCCGCCATCCCGCCTGGGCCGGGCTCGATCATAGACGCCTTCACCTGGGCCATCCAAAAAGGCAGCGGGGTCGCTTACTACAGGATCGACCAGGACCACGGACACCAGACACACAGGCGCTACATCTGGGAGGATATAGGTTCGCCATCAGGATATCTGGCCGCCCATGAGGCCATTCTCTCTACGGCAGGAAACGGACTTTATGCAGAACCCTCCGCTGATATCCCCCCGGATCTCGTGTGCAGGGATTGGGCGGTCGTCGGGGCCAGAGTGAGCATTGGCCCCGGTGTCACACTCGAGCAGACCGTCATCTGGGACGGATGCTCGATCCCTGCCGGGACGCACCTGAAGCGGACCGTCATCACGCCCTACGGGCATCTTTCGGCCTGA
- a CDS encoding twin-arginine translocase TatA/TatE family subunit has translation MFGLGTQELLIILVIALFIFGGKKLPEIGAGLGKGLRSFKQGLKEIDLEKEEKGEEGQASTERQSSPEGPSSPKA, from the coding sequence ATGTTCGGACTCGGAACACAGGAACTCCTCATCATCCTGGTCATTGCCTTATTCATCTTCGGAGGTAAGAAGCTTCCTGAGATCGGGGCAGGGCTTGGCAAGGGACTCCGCTCCTTCAAGCAGGGGCTGAAGGAAATCGACCTGGAGAAAGAGGAAAAAGGGGAAGAGGGTCAGGCGAGCACGGAAAGGCAGTCATCACCTGAAGGCCCGTCATCTCCCAAGGCATAA
- the ccsB gene encoding c-type cytochrome biogenesis protein CcsB — protein sequence MTSSYLLSLSTFAYLAAAFLYLVLWVFRVRKVGVLATIVTIGGLCLQTAGIILRWTESYQLGYGHAPLSNLYESLVFFSWVTILVYLVLEWRIRNRVIGAFATPFASLTMAYASFSPRVEDAIQPLIPALQSNWLIAHVVTCFLGYASFAVACGLGIMYLIRGDSEEGDGIISSLPRKRVIDDLMHQTIVFGFLWLSIGIITGAVWANEAWGTYWSWDPKETWSLITWFVYAIALHARFVKGWTGNRIAYLSIIGFISVIFTYFGVNFLLSGLHSYGTQ from the coding sequence CTGACGAGTTCCTATCTCCTGAGTCTCTCCACATTCGCCTATCTGGCCGCCGCCTTTCTCTACCTCGTCCTATGGGTCTTTCGGGTCAGAAAGGTCGGTGTCCTTGCGACCATCGTCACTATCGGTGGCCTCTGCCTCCAGACCGCTGGAATCATCCTGCGATGGACCGAGTCCTACCAGCTCGGCTACGGTCATGCCCCCCTTTCCAACCTCTACGAATCCCTCGTCTTTTTCTCCTGGGTGACGATCCTCGTCTATCTCGTTCTCGAATGGCGGATCAGAAACCGGGTCATCGGGGCCTTTGCCACACCTTTCGCCTCCCTCACCATGGCCTATGCCTCCTTCAGCCCCAGGGTGGAAGACGCGATCCAGCCCCTCATTCCCGCCCTCCAGAGCAACTGGCTCATCGCCCACGTGGTCACGTGCTTTCTCGGCTACGCCTCCTTTGCGGTCGCGTGCGGCCTGGGGATCATGTACCTCATTCGAGGGGATTCCGAGGAGGGAGACGGCATCATCTCTTCTCTGCCCAGAAAAAGGGTGATAGACGACCTCATGCACCAGACCATCGTCTTCGGGTTCCTATGGCTGAGCATCGGGATCATCACAGGGGCCGTCTGGGCCAACGAGGCCTGGGGGACCTACTGGAGCTGGGACCCAAAAGAGACCTGGTCGCTCATCACCTGGTTTGTTTACGCCATTGCACTGCACGCGCGTTTCGTCAAGGGATGGACAGGAAACCGCATCGCCTACCTGTCCATAATCGGATTCATCTCTGTGATCTTCACCTATTTCGGCGTCAACTTTCTCCTCTCTGGACTCCATAGCTATGGAACCCAATGA